In Triplophysa rosa unplaced genomic scaffold, Trosa_1v2 scaffold113_ERROPOS166647, whole genome shotgun sequence, one genomic interval encodes:
- the zgc:194655 gene encoding uncharacterized protein zgc:194655 — translation MGKIFQIEVVGIKGERKTVDVANSQEEFNNTTVLQFKKKLAEKLPGQAGDDVSSLRLLYTDKQLEDQDKFSDHQIEDRSTFFMVLRLPGEF, via the exons ATGGGAAAGATTTTCCAGATTGAGGTGGTTGGAATAAAAGGGGAGAGAAAGACAGTAGATGTTGCGAATTCACAGGAAGAATTTAACAATACAACTGTTTTACAGTTCAAAAAGAAACTTGCGGAAAAACTACCGGGTCAAGCAG GTGATGATGTATCGTCTCTCAGACTGCTGTACACAGATAAACAGCTAGAAGACCAGGACAAGTTTTCAGACCACCAAATTGAGGACCGCTCCACTTTCTTCATGGTCCTGCGTCTACCCGGGGAGTTCTAA
- the si:ch211-212k18.15 gene encoding uncharacterized protein si:ch211-212k18.15 — protein MTEQHEEKRYDPNDTTLKFVSRQDDITLDDDPEILRAEMSCGHAVTPQSLTAWCRSLLDQGQYKFMCPALKDGTTQKCNAEWQYVEVRRLAVLTQEEQRHFEEAMAVLAAAVYCEHKTCPGCQTFVERAELTNLCVMCTICTAEKGKTFHFCWQCRREWKGPGPRSDRCDNIGCINTDVDKLSKCCDITLPAVNNLSCPSMRACPTCGNLVEHDTTGCKNIICNRCNVEFCFVCLKITKVCLQTSSHFIPCSGGLAPRQTSIPSWNRR, from the exons ATGACGGAACAACATGAAGAAAAGCGCTACGATCCTAATGACACCACACTCAAGTTTGTATCGCGCCAGGATGATATAA CTCTGGATGATGACCCTGAAATTCTTCGAGCTGAGATGTCATGTGGTCATGCAGTTACTCCACAGTCACTTACTGCATGGTGTCGTAGTCTACTTGACCAG GGGCAGTACAAGTTCATGTGCCCTGCACTTAAAGATGGAACAACACAGAAGTGCAACGCAGAGTGGCAATATGTGGAGGTGCGGCGGTTGGCTGTACTGACACAAGAAGAACAGAGGCATTTTGAAGAAGCCATGGCTGTTCTGGCTGCAGCCGTGTACTGTGAACACAAAACA TGCCCTGGATGTCAGACATTCGTCGAGAGAGCCGAACTAACCAACCTCTGTGTCATGTGCACTATTTGCACAGCTGAAAAGggtaaaacatttcatttctgCTGGCAGTGCAGGAGGGAATGGAAAGGTCCAGGACCTCGTTCTGACCGCTGCGACAACATCGGCTGTATCAACACTGACGTTGACAAGTTGTCCAAATGTTGTGATATAACACTACCTGCTGTTAATAATTTGAGTTGCCCATCCATGCGAGCTTGCCCTACTTGTGGCAATCTTGTGGAGCATGACACGACAGGATGCAAGAATATCATATGCAATCGCTGCAATGTTGAATTCTGTTTTGTCTGCCTGAAAATCACTAAGGTGTGCTTACAAACAAGTTCACACTTTATTCCATGTTCTGGCGGGCTTGCACCACGACAGACCTCTATTCCATCTTGGAATAGACGATAA